The DNA region TTACTTAATCttcttaatattttataatttacaATTATTGatttttgataatattttaaaacaCCAGAAATAATTTCTTCTTTACTTAAGGCCTGTTCATTATATAGATGACCATATTTATAAAGATATGTTAAGATACTCTTTTCAGTATCATTCATATCTgaatatttcttttttttattattgtttaaagatgttattttgttcatattattcgTACATGCTGATAAATTCTTTCCTTTTGAATAAGATTCATTAAGTCTATTACTTGAAACAAGAGTACATTgatttaaattttttgaattaatattacacaagttatcattttcaatttcttttatattttttaatatattatcatctgATAATTCTCCTAAAGCTttaatgttatatatttcttgatcaaaatcttttaaaaatttatcGGCACTATTAATAactttattaatatgaatattaatACGAAATTCTGTTTTACTAGATATAAAGTCCTCTTTAAAATTTTGAACTTTCTTATCCACATTATTCTGTGATAATGctttttcaaaataatttgaaAAGCGTTTTCCTACAccttttaatttatatgcATCAAGACTATTTTTAATTGGTAAGGGATATTTTGTTATAGAActaataatttttttgaaagAAATAACCAAGTTATTATAACCTTGGGCAATGGcctttttctttaaattaataaagtaatcaaaaaatatggCATTTTCCGGATGCATACTATAATGTCTTCTATTTCTCGaattcattattttattcatataattacaATTCCGATCCATTCTTATCACAAAAATGTAGGTTGATATAAGttgaaaaattaaaatataaaaaaataatgatcAATAAGAAATgagatgaaaaaaaaaaaaatatatgtatatatatatatatatatatatatatatatatatgttctCAAATCATTTAAAGCAAgttatttaaaattaatgtgatacaaaatatatatatatatatatatatatatataatgaatacaaaaatgatgtaaatatatattgttgacgtatttataaaacaaatatagTTTAACCTTAACAGGTCACCATATATGTTTTCCTTTTTTACATGACCACATagttaataaaaaaagaaatatatggTTGTAAGgttaaaattatatatatatatatatatttatatatatatttatatattatcattaattAATGTGTTctaattatattattattcacatataaaaatatagttATGAATAAACACATAAAAGActttataaatttatttataattgaaaaagtatatatgtattatattctttttactttattattatatatattttttttttattattcttatgTAACAGATTATGGCTAGCcaaaaatgtttttatcatttaggttaagaaaaaaaaaaaaaaaaaaaagactaaattaaaaaattcaaaaatattataccAAATAatagaacaaaaaaaaaaaaaagtattatGAAATGATAAggtaaaatataaaaacattatGAACAAGTAgccattttttttttttttttattattattattattattattattctttcttaattttgataaaaatacaaatattaattatttaaaatatttcacTATAAATTTGATAACtaaaaaatagaaaaattatatatatatatatatatataatatatataacaaaattacacaaacaaaaatatatcatattatatatatacatatattagttcatttaataaaaaacaattcatattcataataatatattcttttaatataaaaattcaaaataagtttctatttataatttcctttttttctttttttcttttttttagtttctttttaaaatattcatatttcctttatttaaatgtaattttttttgaacaTATTAATTGTGCAtagaatttttttaaaaggcgcttctaaaaatattatatataattttcatatataaatatataatatgcAAAAATTTTGgtttttaattatttttatttataaagatataaaaatatgtaatataaaaatggaaatatgaaaataaaaatttatacattatatatatatatatatatatttatttataataatatattgtgtaaaaaagtaaaatatatattatatatcacAGAAATTATGTTCACttgtttaatatatatttttcagAATCACAAGTATATCTTATctataataaatatatatatttttttttttgaataatttttttacaatgcattatatatatatatattaaatatatatatatatatatatatatattatttgtgtatttatatttatacattcTGTAGAATTGTATTTTAAAAGCCCTACTAAAgtaaattatataataataatattattatttttatgtattaaaaaatatactttttatataatatagatgATTTCTATACATGTTTAAGTGTcatgtatttataataaaatcaagtttttatttttttaaaaggTAAGAAAcgttattatttttcaacatattttaaaaatatttatatataaaaatttgaCATGTgtaatcatatatttaattgcaatatatcttattattcaagattattattatttcaatAATAATGGCCTTTTGAAACgtcatatttttatatttctgTATGTCATATGAAAACAcataaataagaaatattttttatggGGGTAATACACACgtaataatataatcacatgtaaaaataaaaaaataaataaaaatatataattatatatatatatatatatatgtgtaagGAAGAGCAAAAATTTACATTAACTTTAATCACAATAGTTTTATGtgaaatttatttatataccttttatttatattaaatgacattttaaagataataatacaaattaaaaattacatataagctttatcaatatatgacaatattctttttcatatatacaAGGAGTAAATATAATGTCTTGTAATTCATTCATGTTAACTATATAacatcatttatattatctccaactattatttgtttaaacatataatatatatttttacttaAACGAAAgatacattaaaaaaaaaaaaaaaaaaaaaaaaagaaagaattATACAAAGGTAAAATTTTGTTGgaaaaatagaaaaatatattattattattttataaagttaattattttatttttaatttttaacatgaaaaaaaattagtaCAACATTATGATTGTGTAAAACATCTTTGAACAAATATGAGAAAAATAANNNNNNNNNNNNNNNNNNNNNNNNNNNNNNNNNNNNNNNNNNNNNNNNNNNNNNNNNNNNNNNNNNNNNNNNNNNNNNNNNNNNNNNNNNNNNNNNNNNNNNNNNNNNNNNNNNNNNNNNNNNNNNNNNNNNNNNNNNNNNNNNNNNNNNNNNNNNNNNNNNNNNNNNNNNNNNNNNNNNNNNNNNNNNNNNNNNNNNNNNNNNNNNNNNNNNNNNNNNNNNNNNNNNNNNNNNNNNNNNNNNNNNNNNNNNNNNNNNNNNNNNNNNNNNNNNNNNNNNNNNNNNNNNNNNNNNNNNNNNataatttttttcatattacACAAAGATGTTTCTTTgttatacatatatataataatatattatatgtatatataataatatatatatatatatataataatatgatataatataaatacataatatattaatacatatatatttatatttttttttttttttttttttttttttttttattattattttttttttttcttacataattattatttatatatttttgaatattttatttctaaaGTGAAATTTTAAgcataaaaaaaaaaaaagtaataataaaataagaagcaaagaaatataatattttataatataaaataaaataagaaggaaacacaaaaattatatatatatatatatatatatatttattcatatatatattttttatttatttattgataatataagtacaaaataataaaagtatatatatatatatttattcatatatatattttttatttatttattgataatataagtacaaaataataaaagtataaaatattattatattattattatataaaaatacaataatgataaattacaaagataataaaaatagtatcgaagataataaaggtagtaagaatataaaataagaaagtatatatatatataatttataagtatatatcatatataaaaaatatattattattttatatatatatatatatatatatatatttatatatatatttatttatatgtgtagTGTAAAATAAATTGTACTTAAATTTAATTACACATCTAATGTACAAAATgtgcacatatatatatatataattatttatttatatatatttatgtgtgtgtattattttatttttttatatatttatagaaaatGATTCTCATTTAGTTAATAATACACATTATGAGAAGGCCTCTGAAATAGTAGAATCTGACATGTATGAATCAAATGAAGATACgaatacaaaaaataaaggaGTTTGGTATAATGCTAGAACAAAATGTTGGTTAGCATGTGTAAAAGGAAGTGGTAGACATCTTCGAGTATTTTCggtaaaaaaatatggataCAAGAAAGCAAAGATGTTAGCTATTGAATGTAAGAATTCTGTATTTTATAATGAACAgaatgaagataataatattgatataaatataaaaagtaatttaaacaataataatatgaatagtAGTAGTAGTGGTGGTGAAGGAGGAGGAGGAGgaaatgaaaatgaatataaGTTGAATAATAGAAAGGACAGTTCtcaatataattataataacatcaaagaaatgaataataaaaataatgtgaataattatgataatgatttaaaagatatagattataaaaaaagaagaaataaattaaatgatcaaaatgaagaagtagatatatataatgcaaaaagaaatacagataatacaaatataaataattctaaaaataatgcaattatattaaaaaaagaaaaattaaaaacaaatgGTAATATcataaatgatataaacAATACAGGAAGGAGATATAACACAAGAAGAGGTAgtatattatcatcacatgaaattaataaaaatgaaacaactaataaaaatgaaaataataataataataatatatatgaaagatataattataaaaattatcCTTATAGTGGTCAAAATAAAACTAAtcttaataataatgataatgtAGATGATAACATgcaaaaagaaaaaatcAATATATCTCTTAAAAATAATCTTGTTGCAAATAATagtttttataataataataataataataataataacaatgTAATTAATAGTATTCATAATAATGtgtataataatgtatatCATAATGATCATAATCTTGACGACAGTGATAATGACGAAAGTAATGAACATAATAACAGAAATAATAACAGAAATAATAAcagaaataataataataataataatatcaataataataataataatagtggtaataataattattattattatcctTATGATAATCATAACTATAATACTAGAAATACTACCcaaaatatatctaattataacaattttgagaataaaaaaattactGGTAAAACTATGTTGCAAGGACcaaacaaaaatataaatacagCATATGGTACTACTAATAAGAGATATATAGAACATCCAGATGATATGTGTGAATATGACAATGgcaataaaaaaaagaaaagaaaagaacACTATGCATATCTTATAAGAAATGATGACGAAAATAGC from Plasmodium gaboni strain SY75 chromosome 14, whole genome shotgun sequence includes:
- a CDS encoding putative transcription factor with AP2 domain(s) — protein: MINYKDNKNSIEDNKENDSHLVNNTHYEKASEIVESDMYESNEDTNTKNKGVWYNARTKCWLACVKGSGRHLRVFSVKKYGYKKAKMLAIECKNSVFYNEQNEDNNIDINIKSNLNNNNMNSSSSGGEGGGGGNENEYKLNNRKDSSQYNYNNIKEMNNKNNVNNYDNDLKDIDYKKRRNKLNDQNEEVDIYNAKRNTDNTNINNSKNNAIILKKEKLKTNGNIINDINNTGRRYNTRRGSILSSHEINKNETTNKNENNNNNNIYERYNYKNYPYSGQNKTNLNNNDNVDDNMQKEKINISLKNNLVANNSFYNNNNNNNNNNVINSIHNNVYNNVYHNDHNLDDSDNDESNEHNNRNNNRNNNRNNNNNNNINNNNNNSGNNNYYYYPYDNHNYNTRNTTQNISNYNNFENKKITGKTMLQGPNKNINTAYGTTNKRYIEHPDDMCEYDNGNKKKKRKEHYAYLIRNDDENSNMNNNNNKMNMKNFNNNINPYQQNNCNNNFFTNYSTNCQRNVHNSNYNNTSYNINNNNNNNNNNFNNSFNNSFNNSFNKNFNNNLAGLNSHCILTDKDFQIDSPDQTFDDYYYMKAHGYDDSEYSTRAKNKYNDNDYNFIFSNEYYSDTCQTNNDEYKTNFIDLTREALSLILQDLKNNVIPKIPVGIEKRERYKNSLRLCLKSARNTPHMNELEPYLELFSECIKNSKLPSHMALKDQLFYLDKL